A stretch of Equus caballus isolate H_3958 breed thoroughbred chromosome 11, TB-T2T, whole genome shotgun sequence DNA encodes these proteins:
- the TMC8 gene encoding transmembrane channel-like protein 8 isoform X1: protein MGAGWGEEADREGVGERIAAEGLLGAVVGGRESRCRGVLSSLSHGWGCGHASSPGVHGGPRQTQSWGLDHNTEDRRRSQHVRIRGAAGCPVLVQGRLPKGRSARGESRNCLRPKGDGKGLRPQVAGFFAFKSGLARAKNLRLAQQAPHISPGKRGSQPGACNTTPCPPPEMLPQLSVCSERVSGEPEPEPVGEELWEQEMERLCSSREPVRALPYAMVDKRFIRQLREPEGVKTSCWQRWRRRRRTAGGRLREAAQRLARGFGLWEGALYEIGGLFGTGIQSYFTFLRFLLLLNLLTLLLTGGFVLLPLVWLRPPDPGPPLNFTLQCSSGHQPQTGVPRFHNQLWNVLTGRAFNNTYLFYGTYRAGPESSSAYSIRLAYLLSPLASLLLCFCGTLQRMVKGLPQKLFLGQEYRSPLSAKVFSSWDFCIQGEEASTIKKHEISNEFKVELEEGHRFLLEQQQTRAQRVCHLLTYLRVNIFIGLLVVGAISAIFWATKYSQDNKEESLFVLLQYLPPGVIALVNFLGPLLFVFLVQLENYSPNTEVNLTLMWCVVLKLASLGMFSFSLGQTVLCIGRNKTSCKSYGYDACDYQCWENSVGEELYKLSIFNFLLTVAFAFLVTLPRRLLVERFSGPFWAWLGREEFLVPKNVLDIVAGQTVTWMGLFYCPLLPLLNSAFIFLTFYIKKYTLLRNSTASLRRFRASSSTFFFQLVLILGLLLATVPLGYVVSSVHSSWDCGLFTNYSAPWQVVPQLVALRLPPLGQRALHYLGSHAFSFPLLILLSLVLTVCVSQSHANARAIQRLRKQLMWQVQEKWHLVEDLSRLLPDPNPGDSLGPQFPHSRASRPRSFCPGFPCPGSPGPTPLRPGRPS from the exons ATGGGtgcagggtggggggaggaggcgGATCgtgagggggtgggagagagaattGCGGCCGAGGGACTGCTGGGGGccgtggtgggagggagggagagccgCTGCAGAGGGGTCCTTTCGTCCCTTTCCCACGGCTGGGGCTGTGGCCACGCCTCCTCACCTGGGGTCCATGGGGGACCAAGGCAGACCCAGTCCTGGGGGCTGGACCACAACACAGAAGACAGAAGGAGGTCCCAGCACGTCCGGATCCGGGGTGCTGCAGGATGCCCAGTTTTGGTGCAGGGACGTCTCCCCAAAGGGAGATCAGCACGTGGAGAGAGCCGGAATTGTCTCCGGCCAAAGGGTGACGGGAAAGGCCTGCGGCCACAGGTAGCAG GATTCTTTGCCTTCAAGTCTGGGCTTGCCAGAGCCAAGAACTTGAGGCTCGCCCAACAGGCGCCCCACATCTCTCCTGGGAAGCGGGGGTCCCAGCCCGGCGCCTGCAACACCACCCCCTGCCCGCCTCCAGAGATGCTGCCCCAGCTGTCGGTATGTTCGGAGCGGGTCTCCGGGGAGCCAGAACCCGAGCCGGTGGGCGAGGAGCTGTGGGAGCAGGAGATGGAGCGGCTCTGCTCCTCGCGGGAGCCCGTGCGGGCGCTGCCCTACGCCATGGTGGACAAGCGCTTCATCCG gcagctGCGGGAGCCCGAGGGGGTGAAGACCTCGTGCTGGCAGCGGTGGCGGCGCCGGCGGCGGACGGCGGGAGGACGCCTGAGGGAGGCGGCGCAGAGGCTGGCCCGGGGCTTTGGGCTCTGGGAGGGGGCTCTCTACGAGATCGGGG GCCTCTTTGGCACCGGAATCCAGTCCTACTTCACCTTCCTTcgcttcctgctgctgctcaaCCTGCTGACTCTGCTTCTGACCGGTGGCTTCGTCCTGCTGCCCCTGGTCTGGCTGCGCCCCCCTGACCCAGGCCCCCCCCTTAACTTCA CCCTCCAGTGCTCCAGTGGCCACCAGCCCCAGACTGGTGTTCCCAGGTTTCACAATCAACTTTGGAATGTTTTAACTGGCAGG GCCTTCAACAACACCTATCTCTTTTATGGCACGTACCGGGCGGGGCCTGAGAGCAGCTCAGCATACAGCATCCGCCTGGCCTACCTCCTGAGCCCGCTGGCCTCCCTGCTCCTCTGCTTCTGTGGGACTCTCCAGCG GATGGTGAAAGGGCTGCCACAGAAGCTGTTCCTGGGCCAGGAGTACAGGTCACCTCTCAGTGCCAAggtcttctcctcctgggacttcTGCATCCAGGGAGAGGAAGCGTCCACCATCAAGAAGCACGAGATCAGCAATGAGTTCAAG gtggagctggaggaggggcaTCGCTTCCTGCTGGAGCAGCAACAGACCCGGGCCCAGAGGGTCTGCCACCTGCTCACCTACCTGCGGGTCAACATCTTCATCGGGCTCCTGGTGGTCGGGGCCATCAGTGCCATCTTCTGGGCCACCAAGTATTCGCAGGACAACAAGGAG GAGTCCCTGTTTGTGCTACTCCAGTACCTGCCCCCTGGGGTCATTGCCCTGGTCAACTTTCTGGGTCCCCTGCTGTTTGTTTTCCTGGTCCAGCTGGAAAACTACTCTCCCAACACTGAGGTCAACCTCACCCTTATGTG GTGCGTGGTGCTGAAGCTGGCCAGCCTGGGAATGTTCTCCTTCTCGCTGGGCCAGACCGTGCTGTGCATCGGCAGAAACAAGACCAGCTGCAAGTCCTACGGCTACGACGCCTGCGACTACCAG TGCTGGGAGAACTCGGTGGGGGAGGAGCTGTACAAGCTGAGCATCTTCAACTTTCTCCTCACGGTGGCCTTTGCCTTCCTTGTCACCCTACCTAGGAG GCTGTTGGTGGAGCGATTCTCGGGCCCGTTCTGGGCCTGGCTGGGCCGGGAGGAGTTCCTGGTGCCCAAGAACGTGCTGGACATTGTGGCGGGGCAGACGGTCACCTGGATGGGCCTCTTCTACTGCCCTCTGCTGCCACTGCTCAACAGTGCTTTCATCTTCCTCACCTTCTACATCAAGAAG TACACCCTCCTGCGGAACTCCACGGCATCCCTTCGGCGATTCCGCGCCTCCAGCTCCACCTTCTTCTTCCAGCTGGTGCTCATCCTGGGCCTGCTCCTGGCCACTGTGCCCCTGGGCTATGTGGTCAGCAG CGTCCACTCCTCCTGGGACTGCGGCCTCTTCACCAATTACTCAGCCCCCTGGCAGGTGGTCCCGCAGCTGGTGGCCCTCCGGCTCCCACCCCTCGGCCAGCGTGCCCTCCACTACCTCGGCTCCCATGCCTTCAGCTTCCCCCTCCTCATCCTGCTCAG CCTTGTCCTGACCGTGTGTGTCTCCCAGTCCCACGCCAATGCGAGGGCCATCCAGAGGCTCCGGAAGCAGCTGATGTGG CAAGTCCAGGAGAAGTGGCACCTGGTGGAGGACCTGTCGCGGCTGCTCCCGGATCCCAACCCCGGCGACTCTCTGGGACCCCAGTTCCCGCACTCCCGAGCTTCGCGCCCCCGATCCTTCTGCCCCGGATTCCCGTGCCCGGGCTCCCCTGGCCCTACACCCCTCAGGCCGGGACGTCCCTCATGA
- the TMC8 gene encoding transmembrane channel-like protein 8 isoform X2, whose protein sequence is MLPQLSVCSERVSGEPEPEPVGEELWEQEMERLCSSREPVRALPYAMVDKRFIRQLREPEGVKTSCWQRWRRRRRTAGGRLREAAQRLARGFGLWEGALYEIGGLFGTGIQSYFTFLRFLLLLNLLTLLLTGGFVLLPLVWLRPPDPGPPLNFTLQCSSGHQPQTGVPRFHNQLWNVLTGRAFNNTYLFYGTYRAGPESSSAYSIRLAYLLSPLASLLLCFCGTLQRMVKGLPQKLFLGQEYRSPLSAKVFSSWDFCIQGEEASTIKKHEISNEFKVELEEGHRFLLEQQQTRAQRVCHLLTYLRVNIFIGLLVVGAISAIFWATKYSQDNKEESLFVLLQYLPPGVIALVNFLGPLLFVFLVQLENYSPNTEVNLTLMWCVVLKLASLGMFSFSLGQTVLCIGRNKTSCKSYGYDACDYQCWENSVGEELYKLSIFNFLLTVAFAFLVTLPRRLLVERFSGPFWAWLGREEFLVPKNVLDIVAGQTVTWMGLFYCPLLPLLNSAFIFLTFYIKKYTLLRNSTASLRRFRASSSTFFFQLVLILGLLLATVPLGYVVSSVHSSWDCGLFTNYSAPWQVVPQLVALRLPPLGQRALHYLGSHAFSFPLLILLSLVLTVCVSQSHANARAIQRLRKQLMWQVQEKWHLVEDLSRLLPDPNPGDSLGPQFPHSRASRPRSFCPGFPCPGSPGPTPLRPGRPS, encoded by the exons ATGCTGCCCCAGCTGTCGGTATGTTCGGAGCGGGTCTCCGGGGAGCCAGAACCCGAGCCGGTGGGCGAGGAGCTGTGGGAGCAGGAGATGGAGCGGCTCTGCTCCTCGCGGGAGCCCGTGCGGGCGCTGCCCTACGCCATGGTGGACAAGCGCTTCATCCG gcagctGCGGGAGCCCGAGGGGGTGAAGACCTCGTGCTGGCAGCGGTGGCGGCGCCGGCGGCGGACGGCGGGAGGACGCCTGAGGGAGGCGGCGCAGAGGCTGGCCCGGGGCTTTGGGCTCTGGGAGGGGGCTCTCTACGAGATCGGGG GCCTCTTTGGCACCGGAATCCAGTCCTACTTCACCTTCCTTcgcttcctgctgctgctcaaCCTGCTGACTCTGCTTCTGACCGGTGGCTTCGTCCTGCTGCCCCTGGTCTGGCTGCGCCCCCCTGACCCAGGCCCCCCCCTTAACTTCA CCCTCCAGTGCTCCAGTGGCCACCAGCCCCAGACTGGTGTTCCCAGGTTTCACAATCAACTTTGGAATGTTTTAACTGGCAGG GCCTTCAACAACACCTATCTCTTTTATGGCACGTACCGGGCGGGGCCTGAGAGCAGCTCAGCATACAGCATCCGCCTGGCCTACCTCCTGAGCCCGCTGGCCTCCCTGCTCCTCTGCTTCTGTGGGACTCTCCAGCG GATGGTGAAAGGGCTGCCACAGAAGCTGTTCCTGGGCCAGGAGTACAGGTCACCTCTCAGTGCCAAggtcttctcctcctgggacttcTGCATCCAGGGAGAGGAAGCGTCCACCATCAAGAAGCACGAGATCAGCAATGAGTTCAAG gtggagctggaggaggggcaTCGCTTCCTGCTGGAGCAGCAACAGACCCGGGCCCAGAGGGTCTGCCACCTGCTCACCTACCTGCGGGTCAACATCTTCATCGGGCTCCTGGTGGTCGGGGCCATCAGTGCCATCTTCTGGGCCACCAAGTATTCGCAGGACAACAAGGAG GAGTCCCTGTTTGTGCTACTCCAGTACCTGCCCCCTGGGGTCATTGCCCTGGTCAACTTTCTGGGTCCCCTGCTGTTTGTTTTCCTGGTCCAGCTGGAAAACTACTCTCCCAACACTGAGGTCAACCTCACCCTTATGTG GTGCGTGGTGCTGAAGCTGGCCAGCCTGGGAATGTTCTCCTTCTCGCTGGGCCAGACCGTGCTGTGCATCGGCAGAAACAAGACCAGCTGCAAGTCCTACGGCTACGACGCCTGCGACTACCAG TGCTGGGAGAACTCGGTGGGGGAGGAGCTGTACAAGCTGAGCATCTTCAACTTTCTCCTCACGGTGGCCTTTGCCTTCCTTGTCACCCTACCTAGGAG GCTGTTGGTGGAGCGATTCTCGGGCCCGTTCTGGGCCTGGCTGGGCCGGGAGGAGTTCCTGGTGCCCAAGAACGTGCTGGACATTGTGGCGGGGCAGACGGTCACCTGGATGGGCCTCTTCTACTGCCCTCTGCTGCCACTGCTCAACAGTGCTTTCATCTTCCTCACCTTCTACATCAAGAAG TACACCCTCCTGCGGAACTCCACGGCATCCCTTCGGCGATTCCGCGCCTCCAGCTCCACCTTCTTCTTCCAGCTGGTGCTCATCCTGGGCCTGCTCCTGGCCACTGTGCCCCTGGGCTATGTGGTCAGCAG CGTCCACTCCTCCTGGGACTGCGGCCTCTTCACCAATTACTCAGCCCCCTGGCAGGTGGTCCCGCAGCTGGTGGCCCTCCGGCTCCCACCCCTCGGCCAGCGTGCCCTCCACTACCTCGGCTCCCATGCCTTCAGCTTCCCCCTCCTCATCCTGCTCAG CCTTGTCCTGACCGTGTGTGTCTCCCAGTCCCACGCCAATGCGAGGGCCATCCAGAGGCTCCGGAAGCAGCTGATGTGG CAAGTCCAGGAGAAGTGGCACCTGGTGGAGGACCTGTCGCGGCTGCTCCCGGATCCCAACCCCGGCGACTCTCTGGGACCCCAGTTCCCGCACTCCCGAGCTTCGCGCCCCCGATCCTTCTGCCCCGGATTCCCGTGCCCGGGCTCCCCTGGCCCTACACCCCTCAGGCCGGGACGTCCCTCATGA